In Erigeron canadensis isolate Cc75 chromosome 7, C_canadensis_v1, whole genome shotgun sequence, one DNA window encodes the following:
- the LOC122607677 gene encoding stress response protein nst1-like, producing the protein MCILCVIQKWSRKIATMLPWLVIPLIGLWLLSQFLPPAFRFEITSPRLACVLVLLVTLFWYEILMPQLSAWRVRRNARLRERKRFEAIEMQKLRKTATRRCRNCLTAYRDQNPGGGKFMCCYCGHVSKRPVLDLPLPPGLGGLTNGGILKDLVGKGGKMLNGKVWSDNGWVCGQDWLENGGSWVGGSFSGKSGFRGNNNGYSSGGDDNCFAEKSYSSFVVFIYKILASVFMSIMWIWRKVFRVGSSDEDALSDGEMRDLAKKGENGMNCNESKSEKARRKAEEKRQARLEKEQLEEEERKQREEVARLVEERRKLRDEITEAEKDRCKVSLREKNNKREVEKKRHEKKKDKDRGSSKSNSDADELEKRAVKESERNKKLETDRRENQKGTTQSNNIGSVGTRYLDRMRGSFLSSSRAFTGGGFFGKGTGANTSSTRELKSSVASDHVQNTTSSRRDPTQSEPPGKSNASTDDKNIARPVQVEPQPSGPKKSWQQLFTRTSTVPSSSSTNVISRPNGNSQKEVQSPISSHISVTQGFDNPITFGLPNTLPNFACEDPFINTGLQLSSNSVFPRVGEAPDKFLPEESDIFEDPCYVPDPVSLIGPVSESLGFVPDLGFQKPHPIKHMSDLSEVSKPSPIERHANSFFSTSTQTAQDMNSISIEDQGQASERGWQIWDSLGSAGDPSSWLLPAELSGPQPQRTMASLFKKDDQKTYSHYVPGTDDDPWMPMTYGSMSESDKHTTRNELVYGSPNGSAINHPFQLSQGNFWANKERAVPVSIEVGSASTTRAVGGLYSTPDVQSVWSYERREKGRT; encoded by the exons ATGTGTATACTGTGTGTGATTCAGAAGTGGTCACGGAAAATCGCTACGATGTTACCGTGGTTAGTGATACCGTTGATTGGACTATGGTTATTGTCGCAGTTCTTGCCACCGGCGTTTAGGTTTGAGATTACGTCGCCGAGGTTGGCATGCGTGTTGGTATTGTTGGTTACGTTGTTTTGGTACGAGATATTGATGCCGCAGTTGTCGGCATGGAGGGTTAGGAGGAATGCGAGGTTGAGGGAAAGGAAGAGGTTTGAAGCGATCGAAATGCAGAAGCTTAGGAAAACGGCGACGAGGAGGTGTAGGAATTGCTTGACGGCGTATCGGGATCAGAACCCAGGGGGTGGGAAGTTTATGTGTTGCTATTGTGGGCATGTGTCGAAGAGACCGGTTTTGGATTTGCCTTTACCCCCTGGGTTGGGTGGGTTGACGAACGGTGGGATTTTGAAAGATTTGGTTGGGAAAGGTGGGAAGATGTTGAATGGGAAGGTTTGGTCTGATAATGGTTGGGTTTGTGGGCAGGATTGGTTGGAGAATGGTGGGAGTTGGGTTGGTGGGTCTTTTTCGGGGAAGTCTGGTTTTCGTGGGAATAATAATGGGTATTCTAGTGGTGGCGATGACAATTGTTTTGCGGAGAAGTCTTATTcaagttttgttgtttttatatacAAGATTTTAGCATCGGTTTTCATGAGTATTATGTGGATTTGGAGAAAGGTATTTAGggttggttcatctgatgaggatGCATTGTCAGATGGAGAGATGAGGGACCTGGCTAAAAAAGGTGAAAATGGAATGAATTGTAATGAAAGTAAAAGCGAAAAAGCACGAAGAAAAGCCGAAGAGAAAAGACAAGCTAGATTAGAGAAGGAAcaattggaggaagaagaaagaaaacaaagggAGGAGGTTGCTCGGTTGGTAGAAGAACGTAGGAAGTTAAGAGATGAAATAACTGAAGCTGAAAAAGATCGGTGTAAAGTATCACTACgtgaaaaaaacaataaaagagaagttgaaaagaaacgacatgaaaaaaagaaagacaaaGACAGGGGATCTAGTAAAAGCAACTCGGATGCAGATGAACTTGAAAAACGAGCAGTTAAGGAAAGCGAAAGAAACAAGAAACTTGAAACTGATCGCCGGGAAAATCAAAAAGGTACTACACAAAGTAATAACATTGGAAGCGTTGGCACCAGATATTTGGATCGAATGAGGGGTAGCTTTTTATCATCCTCTAGAGCATTTACTGGTGGTGGATTTTTTGGTAAAGGCACCGGTGCAAATACTAGTAGCACTAGAGAACTCAAATCTAGCGTTGCTTCTGATCATGTACAGAATACTACTTCCAGCAGGAGAGACCCTACTCAGTCTGAGCCACCTGGGAAATCAAATGCTTCTACAGATGATAAGAACATTGCTCGTCCa GTACAGGTTGAGCCCCAGCCTTCAGGGCCAAAAAAATCATGGCAGCAGCTATTTACAAGAACATCAACTGTTCCGTCATCTTCTAGTACAAATGTCATAAGTAGGCCTAATGGAAATTCCCAGAAAGAGGTTCAGAGTCCCATTTCATCTCATATTTCAGTGACTCAGGGATTTGATAACCCCATTACATTTGGACTTCCTAATACTCTACCAAATTTTGCTTGTGAAGATCCTTTTATTAATACGGGTCTTCAGCTATCATCCAATTCTGTATTTCCTCGAGTTGGAGAAGCTCCTGATAAATTTTTACCTGAAGAATCAGATATTTTTGAAGACCCATGTTATGTTCCTGATCCCGTGTCATTGATTGGACCAGTTTCAGAGTCGCTTGGGTTTGTACCTGATTTAGGGTTTCAGAAGCCACATCCAATAAAACATATGTCCGATTTGTCTGAAGTGAGTAAGCCATCGCCCATTGAGAGGCATGCCAATTCTTTCTTCTCTACCAGTACACAGACAGCTCAAGATATGAACAGTATATCAATTGAAGATCAAGGTCAGGCAAGTGAAAGAGGGTGGCAGATATGGGATAGTCTTGGTTCTGCAGGTGACCCTTCAAGCTGGCTTTTACCTGCAGAGCTGTCTGGACCGCAACCTCAAAGAACTATGGCTTCCTTGTTCAAGAAAGATGATCAAAAAACATACAGCCATTATGTGCCTGGTACAGATGATGATCCATGGATGCCAATGACTTATGGCTCGATGTCTGAAAGTGACAAGCATACTACTCGGAATGAATTGGTTTATGGGAGTCCGAATGGATCTGCTATTAACCATCCATTTCAGCTGTCTCAAGGCAATTTTTGGGCCAA TAAAGAGAGGGCTGTTCCAGTTTCAATTGAAGTAGGAAGTGCATCAACCACAAGAGCTGTTGGTGGGCTATACTCCACCCCAGATGTACAGTCTGTTTGGTCATATGAACGAAGAGAAAAAGGAAGAACTTAA